A window of the Chaetodon trifascialis isolate fChaTrf1 chromosome 9, fChaTrf1.hap1, whole genome shotgun sequence genome harbors these coding sequences:
- the plch1 gene encoding 1-phosphatidylinositol 4,5-bisphosphate phosphodiesterase eta-1 isoform X1 has protein sequence MEEMFPSLFDPKALSARKVRSNFIYGPEKSAVVTVATLLARNVYHVGGTVAVPQKCRLSQIVERCMSVMQSGTQMVKLKAGSKGLVRLFYLDDHRSCIRWKPSRKSEKAKITIDSLYKVTEGGQSDIFHRHADGSFDPACCFTVYHGNHMESLDLVTSNAEEARTWITGLRYLMAGISDEDSLAKRQRTHDQWLKQTFEEADKNGDGLLNIEEIYQLLHKLNVNLPRRKVKQMFQEADTDDQQGTLTYEEFSVFYRMMSLRRDLFLLMMAYSDRKDHLTAEELANFLRNEQKMTNVTPEYVAEIIDKFEVSDENKQRGVMGIEGFTSLMRSPTCDIFNPLHHEVNQDMEQPLCNYFIASSHNTYLTGDQLLSHSKTDMYAWVLQSGCRCVEVDCWDGPDGEPMVQHGYTLTSKIPFKLVIETINKYAFINNQFPVILSIENHCSIQQQKKIAQYLREIFADKLDVGNLLSRDSKTLPSPHSLRGKILIKGKRLPAYLSADAEEGEVSDDDSADEIEDDFKLKSSNGNGHHQVESHIRKKLDSLLKESRIGDKEDSDSFSIRALLRATHQGLQKNLRQSSKGVLKKSQSRSFITTLKQKRHSKSRLSCQSVDKEEDGQEKSGREAGGQFYRGGRKRKTMKLSRDLSNLVVFTNSVASQECLNEGTPGDVLSFSETRAQSLVNHRAEQFLAFNQRQLSRIYPSAYRIDSSNFNPQFYWNVGCQLVALNYQTEGRMMQLNRAKFMVNGGAGYVLKPPPMCKGSFNPFSDDPLPAYPKKQLILKIISGQQLPKPPDSMLGDRGEIIDPFVEVEIIGLPVDCCKEQTRVVDDNGFNPVWEETLNFTLHMAEVVLVRFLVWDHDPIGRDFIGQRTVAFSSLMPGYRHVYLEGLTEASIFVHVSVHDVYGKWSPLVLNPSFTIMHFLGSNKGHQLRGIRGLFNRSSKSSVDTNSSGLRKRSISDHLLRRTASAPAKGRKKTKMALSESVASISDQKNSTGAGEGGEGMSGKEGGVERRLQPRAPLTHRPISMPLDRLLQGQLSLCSPDKEQHDMGADTVIGACSHNRPRSSSLDPFIESSFFIEPNISSPSETYSKRNKEFNQSEEASYLVIGGGEVRKEEDYANYQSEDNGVNKSNITSTGTEKNCFVSSSTNSQMRPDKPETSSNSTTFTVAPSVSSSSSSAPSSMAPLSPVNVDCDLKSPSSLHDSTLSRLIDAVSLGNEQDTCGSISALIGQFESTVDQNDLTALSHDHTHNFRATTPKALQDLRSPLKTDTASSAKKHVISPQKVAHKTNHVKQEILSLADAPTSAILSSPETAELEEVYTILDEEVLLPVSVYNLKKQTVHVQTDTIENTSSNSLGSSPAKVVQGLGKGHNVGWNDMHRKRGGSEETEEAEESVYEEVYDPPPPVPETEQGPSKRYMGSTVIKDCFQFLHESIGNNFAEVEINVDEDPLEMMLTSLRHSSQWEELVSPTKRHAIYQNHESTPNYSQQKQTASYCDPQQYPLHASHVAFSQCPSPMNQPSYQLSNHHHHQNNSQPSPFHRPANSRTSNPSPLHQNSYPIPQSNSKALSNSEDLSSSYTQQKSYSGSQILNRSHRDRLGHKWMEREPVRCFHNGFSSSESLPGQSAVSINISRDRGLYSPSSDCDAVYSHLDYDSITPPSESSAPRNTQPHCQSRTQSYTPKQSWNENVSLTNTRHQPKPESRISLHSNPGLLSTKPLSVTTDSTAPSPCKSKSLGDLTSEDISCNFQSKYHIISRSFITPHMRKQKRMGTMGDATFQSQSCDPLTEQLRKLVSLEGEDDDRDRPQPPQFCHEAKSPLSQPQNTSIAPIVPTDVDDSPPLLTRRLSSRSQSRVRHINSRARERQQEALKTRSGVVINSTASIGGVVLRNKPASQNPPTNRHSTGSYIAGYLGQLEDRGLPEGACTSLHYGNGDHYGDQYYTDDSLPPADSNHPASEPEVYFLLRL, from the exons ATGGAGGAAatgtttccttctctttttgATCCCAAAGCATTATCTGCTCGTAAAGTAAGATCCAACTTTATTTATGGTCCTGAAAAATCGGCGGTGGTGACTGTAGCGACGCTCCTGGCACGAAACGTCTACCATGTTGGTGGCACTGTGGCTGTGCCACAGAAATGCAGGCTTTCACAAATTG TGGAGCGATGCATGAGTGTGATGCAGTCCGGGACACAGATGGTAAAGCTGAAGGCAGGATCCAAAGGGCTGGTGAGACTCTTCTACCTGGATGATCATCGCTCCTGCATTCGCTGGAAGCCCTCACGCAAGAGTGAGAAGGCCAAGA TCACCATCGATTCGCTGTACAAAGTGACAGAGGGCGGTCAATCAGACATCTTCCATCGGCATGCAGACGGCAGCTTTGACCCGGCCTGCTGTTTCACAGTGTACCATGGAAACCACATGGAGTCCCTCGACCTGGTGACTTCAAATGCAGAAGAAGCCAGAACCTGGATAACTGGCCTCCGCTATCTGATGGCCGGGATCAGTGATGAAGACTCGCTGGCCAAGCGGCAGCGTACTCACGACCA gtggcTGAAGCAGACGTTTGAGGAGGCTGATAAGAACGGAGATGGACTCTTGAACATCGAAGAGATCTACCAACTTCTCCACAAGCTCAATGTCAATCTGCCGCGCAGGAAGGTCAAACAAATGTTTCAG GAAGCGGACACGGACGATCAGCAGGGCACCCTGACATACGAGGAGTTCTCCGTCTTCTACAGGATGATGTCTCTGAGACGGGACCTCTTCCTCCTGATGATGGCGTACAGTGACAGGAAGGACCACCTGACCGCGGAGGAGCTGGCCAACTTCCTGCGCAACGAGCAGAAG atGACCAATGTGACTCCAGAGTATGTTGCAGAGATCATTGACAAGTTTGAGGTGTCTGATGAGAATAAACAACGAGGTGTGATGGGGATTGAAG GTTTTACAAGTTTAATGCGCAGTCCAACGTGTGACATTTTCAACCCTTTGCACCATGAGGTGAATCAAGACATGGAGCAGCCCCTGTGTAATTACTTCATCGCCTCCTCTCATAACACATACCTGACCGGAGACCAGCTCCTCTCCCACTCCAAGACCGACATGTATGCCTGGGTGCTGCAGTCTGGCTGCCGCTGCGTAGAAG tGGACTGTTGGGATGGTCCTGATGGAGAGCCCATGGTCCAACACGGCTACACTCTGACCTCCAAGATACCGTTCAAGCTTGTCATAGAGACCATCAATAAATATGCCTTCATAAATAACCA gTTCCCAGTAATTCTCTCCATAGAAAACCACTGTAGtatccagcagcagaagaagattGCTCAGTACCTGCGAGAAATCTTTGCTGACAAACTGGATGTGGGAAATCTCCTGAGCAGAGACTCCAAAACATTACCCAGTCCTCACAGCCTGAGGGGCAAGATACTCATCAAA GGGAAGCGTCTGCCTGCCTATCTGTCTGCAGACGCTGAGGAAGGGGAGGTGTCTGATGATGACAGTGCAGATGAAATTGAGGATGACTTCAAGCTTAAGAGCAGTAAT GGCAATGGTCATCACCAGGTAGAGTCTCACATCAGAAAGAAACTGGACTCTCTGCTGAAGGAGTCTCGGATCGGAGACAAGGAAGACAGCGACAGTTTCAGCATCCGAGCTCTGCTCCGGGCCACGCACCAGGGTCTTCAGAAGAACCTGCGGCAG AGCTCCAAAGGGGTTTTGAAGAAATCCCAGAGCAGATCTTTCATCACAACGCTCAAACAGAAG AGGCATTCCAAATCCAGGCTGTCATGCCAAAGCGTGGACAAAGAGGAGGACGGTCAAGAGAAGTCTGGGAGGGAGGCCGGAGGACAGTTCTacag GGgtggaaggaagaggaagacaatgAAACTGAGCAGAGATCTGTCAAACCTGGTGGTGTTCACCAACTCTGTTGCCTCACAGGAGTGTCTGAATGAAG GTACTCCAGGTGACGTTCTGTCATTCAGCGAGACCAGGGCCCAGTCCTTGGTCAATCACAGAGCTGAACAATTCCTGGCTTTTAACCAGAGGCAGCTGTCACGGATTTATCCCTCAGCCTATCGCATTGACTCATCCAATTTCAACCCACAGTTTTACTGGAACGTGGGCTGTCAGTTGG ttgcTCTGAATTACCAGACAGAGGGCAGGATGATGCAGCTCAACAGAGCCAAGTTCATGGTGAATGGAGGTGCTGGCTACGTCCTCAAGCCCCCTCCCATGTGTAAAG GCTCCTTCAACCCATTCAGTGATGACCCGCTTCCAGCTTACCCCAAGAAGCAGCTCATTCTTAAGATCATTAGTGGGCAGCAGTTGCCCAAACCACCAGACTCCATGCTGGGAGACCGAGGAGAG ATTATTGATCCATTTGTTGAAGTGGAGATCATCGGTCTGCCAGTTGACTGCTGCAAGGAACAGACACGAGTTGTGGATGACAATg GTTTTAATCCAGTATGGGAAGAGACTCTGAATTTTACACTTCATATGGCTGAGGTGGTTTTGGTGCGCTTCCTTGTGTGGGACCATGACCCAATCGGACGGGACTTTATTGGTCAACGCACTGTCGCGTTCAGCAGCCTGATGCCTG GTTACAGACATGTTTACTTGGAGGGGCTGACTGAGGCTTCCatctttgtgcatgtgtctgtacaTGATGTTTATGGGAAA TGGAGCCCTCTAGTCCTGAACCCCAGCTTTACCATAATGCACTTTCTAGGATCTAACAAG GGTCATCAGCTGCGAGGTATCCGGGGTTTGTTCAACCGCTCTTCCAAGTCTTCTGTGGATACAAACTCCAGTGGCCTTCGGAAACGCTCCATCAGTGATCACCTCCTGCGGCGCACAGCTAGTGCCCCAGCAAAGGGACGGAAGAAGACCAAGATGGCGCTCTCAGAGTCAGTGGCTTCTATATCAGACCAAAAGAACAGCACAGGTGCAGGAGAAGGAGGCGAGGGCATGtcaggaaaggaaggaggggtGGAGAGGCGTCTCCAACCCCGAGcccccctcacacacagaccTATCTCCATGCCCTTAGACAGGCTTCTGCAAGGGCAGCTATCCCTCTGCTCCCCAGACAAGGAACAGCATGACATGGGTGCAGACACTGTCATTG GAGCTTGCTCACACAACAGGCCCAGGTCTTCCTCTTTGGACCCTTTCATCGAATCATCATTTTTTATCGAACCAAACATCTCTTCCCCATCTGAGACATAcagcaaaagaaacaaagaattTAACCAATCAGAGGAGGCTTCATATCTGGTTATTGGTGGTGGAGAagtaagaaaagaagaagattaTGCTAATTACCAGTCAGAAGACAATGGAGTCAACAAATCAAACATTACCTCCACAGGAACagagaaaaactgttttgtctCATCTTCCACAAACAGCCAGATGAGACCAGATAAACCAGAAACATCATCAAACAGCACAACATTCACAGTTGcaccttctgtctcctcctcctcgtcctctgccccctcctctATGGCCCCTCTTTCCCCTGTCAATGTGGACTGTGATCTGAAGAGTCCCAGCTCTTTACATGACAGCACCCTCTCCAGACTCATTGATGCTGTGTCCTTAGGTAACGAGCAAGACACATGTGGCTCTAtttctgctctgattggccagttCGAAAGCACTGTTGACCAAAATGATCTTACAGCCTTATCTCATGATCATACCCATAACTTCAGGGCTACCACTCCTAAAGCGCTGCAAGATTTAAGGTCTCCTCTCAAGACGGACACTGCATCTTCTGCCAAGAAACACGTAATAAGTCCCCAAAAAGTAGCTCATAAAACAAATCATGTAAAACAGGAAATCCTTTCCTTGGCAGATGCTCCTACTTCAGCCATCCTCTCCAGCCCAGAAACTGCTGAGCTTGAGGAGGTCTACACTATTCTGGATGAGGAGGTGTTGTTGCCTGTATCAGTATACAACCTAAAGAAACAGACAGTCCATGTTCAGACAGATACTATTGAGAACACATCCTCAAACAGCTTGGGGTCCTCTCCTGCAAAGGTGGTTCAAGGTTTAGGGAAAGGGCACAATGTGGGCTGGAATGATATGCACCGAAAGAGAGGTGGGAGTGAAGAaactgaggaggctgaggagagtGTATATGAGGAAGTGTATGATCCCCCACCACCAGTACCAGAGACAGAACAAGGTCCTTCTAAAAGGTACATGGGCTCCACTGTAATCAAGGACTGTTTTCAGTTCCTCCATGAGTCTATTGGTAATAATTTTGCAGAAGTGGAGATAAATGTCGATGAGGATCCATTAGAGATGATGCTGACCTCACTGAGACACAGCAGCCAATGGGAGGAGCTTGTAAGTCCAACCAAACGGCATGCTATTTACCAAAACCATGAGTCCACTCCCAACTACTCccaacaaaaacagactgcaTCGTACTGTGATCCGCAACAGTACCCTTTGCATGCTTCTCATGTTGCGTTTTCACAGTGTCCCTCCCCAATGAATCAACCTTCCTACCAGCTATCcaatcaccatcaccaccagaACAACTCCCAGCCTTCTCCTTTTCACAGACCCGCTAACTCTAGAACCTCCAACCCTAGTCCGCTGCATCAGAACAGCTACCCAATTCCTCAAAGCAATTCTAAGGCCTTGAGCAACAGTGAAGACCTCAGCAGTTCGTACACACAGCAGAAGAGCTATAGTGGCAGCCAGATCTTAAACAGATCTCATCGAGATAGGCTAGGGCATAAATGGATGGAGAGGGAGCCAGTAAGGTGCTTCCACAATGGTTTCTCCTCTTCTGAAAGTCTACCTGGCCAATCTGCTGTGTCTATAaacatcagcagagacagaggcctATATTCCCCTTCTTCAGACTGTGATGCAGTGTACAGCCACCTGGACTATGACAGCATTACACCCCCATCAGAGTCTTCAGCTCCTCGAAACACCCAGCCACACTGCCAAAGTCGAACACAGTCATACACCCCGAAGCAGTCAtggaatgaaaatgtttccctGACTAATACAAGGCACCAGCCAAAGCCTGAATCCAGAATTTCTCTGCACTCAAATCCAGGCCTTTTATCAACAAAACCCCTGTCTGTTACCACAGACTCCACAGCCCCCAGTCCATGTAAGTCAAAGTCTCTGGGAGACCTGACCTCTGAAGACATATCATGCAACTTCCAGAGCAAATACCACATTATTAGTCGCAGTTTCATCACTCCTCATATGAGGAAGCAAAAGAGGATGGGCACCATGGGGGATGCAACTTTCCAATCACAGTCTTGTGATCCACTTACAGAACAGCTACGTAAGCTGGTCAGTCTGGAGGGGGAAGACGATGACAGAGATAGACCCCagcctcctcagttctgtcatGAAGCAAAATCCCCACTGTCACAGCCACAGAACACAAGTATAGCTCCTATTGTTCCCACGGATGTAGATGATTCCCCTCCACTCCTTACCCGTCGTCTATCCTCTCGGAGCCAAAGCCGAGTACGTCACATCAACAGCCGTGCCCGCGAAAGACAGCAGGAGGCTCTAAAGACTCGGTCAGGTGTGGTGATCAAT